One Diabrotica virgifera virgifera chromosome 3, PGI_DIABVI_V3a genomic window carries:
- the LOC126882664 gene encoding uncharacterized protein LOC126882664 — protein sequence MGPGVQNRSQIQKAIAEPVIEIQNRSQIQKAIAEPEIEIQARSQIQKAIAEPEIEIQNRNQIQKAIAEPEIEIQSRTRSRKPLQSQRSKYRPEARSRKPLQSQRSKYRPEARSRKPLQSQRSKYRAEPDPESHCRARDRNTEQNQIQKAIAEPEIEIQARSQIQKAIAEPEIEIQARSQIQKAIAEPEIEIQNRNQIQKAIAEPEIELQNQKPDPESHYRTYKLQDHLHSHSRIRRAATSRNIKKKP from the exons atgg GCCCGGGAGTACAGAACAGAAGCCAGATCCAGAAAGCCATTGCAGAGCCAGTGATCGAAATACAGAACAGAAGCCAGATCCAGAAAGCCATTGCAGAGCCAGAGATCGAAATACAGGCCAGAAGCCAGATCCAGAAAGCCATTGCAGAGCCAGAGATCGAAATACAGAACAGAAACCAGATCCAGAAAGCCATTGCAGAGCCAGAGATCGAAATACAGAGCAGAACCAGATCCAGAAAGCCATTGCAGAGCCAGAGATCGAAATACAGGCCAGAAGCCAGATCCAGAAAGCCATTGCAGAGCCAGAGATCGAAATACAGGCCAGAAGCCAGATCCAGAAAGCCATTGCAGAGCCAGAGATCGAAATACAGAGCAGAACCAGATCCAGAAAGCCATTGCAGAGCCAGAGATCGAAATACAGAGCAGAACCAGATCCAGAAAGCCATTGCAGAGCCAGAGATCGAAATACAGGCCAGAAGCCAGATCCAGAAAGCCATTGCAGAGCCAGAGATCGAAATACAGGCCAGAAGCCAGATCCAGAAAGCCATTGCAGAGCCAGAGATTGAAATACAGAACAGAAACCAGATCCAGAAAGCCATAGCAGAGCCAGAGATCGAACTACAGAACCAGAAGCCAGATCCAGAAAGCCACTACAGAACCTACAAACTACAGGATCACTTGCACAGCCATTCCAGAATCAGGAGAGCCGCAACGTCCAGAAACATAAAgaaaaaaccgtaa